CCTGCAACAACAACGTGCCAGTTCGCGGTAGCTAGAGACAGCACTACGAAAGAGACGACAAAGAAGAACAAGCCGAAGTAAATGACCACGTTGTCACCGCGGTGGTCTTGCAGTTTGCCCAGGAAGGAGCGCATGACAAACATGGAAATCGCGTAAGCGATGAAGAACAGGCCAGCGCCAGCGACAACATTACGTTCTTCGGCAAAGGCGTTGATATGCGCGATAACGCCAGAGTAGGCAAAGCCCACCAGCAAAATAAAAATGCCGATAGGCACAATCTTAGGATTTACAATGGACTTGAAGCTGAACTTCGCCGGAGCTGGGCCCTGACCATTTTCATCAAGTTCTGCTTCTGCCTCAGAGGTACGGAAGTACATGACGACAGACGCGATGAGAGAGATGATGGAAATGCCGAGGACAACCACAAACAGCATCTGGTAATCAAATGTGCCAAGAACAAACAGGGCCAGGGCTGGGCCCAATGCGGCAGAGACGGTTGTTCCCAGCGCTAGGTAGCCGGTGCCCTCAGAGCGGCGTGCGGAAGGAATAAGTTCCTGCACCATCGCCATGATCGCCGTGACGGAGAAAGCATAAGCAATGCCGTGGAAGAAGCGGTTGGCATACAGAAATGGCAAGGAATCAATAGGGATATACAGTGCACATGCAAGGGTTGTGGCGATGACAGAGATCAACACAATCTTGTGGCGGCCGAAGCGGTCAATAATATAGCCCGAGACAAAACGGGAGAAGATTGCACCAATAACAATGGAACTCGCGGCAAAGCCAGCTTCGGTTTCCGAAGCACTAAAATCCCTGATGGCATACAGCGCCATGGTGGTAATCAGGAAGTAAAACACCAGAAATTGCAGCAAGTTGGCAACCCAGCCCATCACGAAAGTTGGTGTAAAAAGTGTAGCCTCTTCAGTTGTATGCATGTCTCTCCTTGCTCAAAATTTATTGCATCGTGCAAAATGCATGCTCAATTAAGGTATACCCCTTTATTGCATCATGCAACTGGCCTGTTAGGATAAGTTTTACTTAAGCCCACAAGCACGTTTTAGGGAGCGAGTTTAAGCAATGTCAGCAGTACCGCCAGAAGCCAACAATCAACAAGATTCAGACAAAGCTACGGCTCCAACGGGGTCTGAGCAGGAAGTGTTTGATCAGATTGCTTATGAGGTCATTTTGCTGACCCGCTACGCCGCGCAGAACTTACCGGCGATTAAGCGCGAGACCATCATGGATCGCAGCGCGCTGATTTTGCTCTCCCGCCTCGATGCCCAGGGCCCAATGACGGTCAATGAGCTCGCTGAGGCTTTTGGCTTGAATGTTTCTACGGTGCATCGACAGCTTAAAGCTGCAATTGCCAATGATCTGATTGAAACAATCGAAGACCCCGAGAATCCTGCCAAGCTGCACCGCCCCACCGCCAACGGCATGGACACTTTGGGCCGCGAGCTCAGCGCGCGCCGCGAGGATTTGGGCAAGATTTACAAGGATTGGGACGCGAAAGATATTGAGGACTTCGCGCGTCTTATGCTCAAGCACAATAAGAGCCTAGAGAGCTACTTGGAGCTCCCATGGCCGCGCCAGCACAAGGCTTGAGCATTGCTTGTCGATGTTTTAACTACGACTTCTTCACCACGCTGGACTTGAGGCGCATCTGCCCAAATCCAGGGACCTTGGCTTCAATATCGTGGCCATCAACAGGGGTTTCTAGAATTCGGATGCCGCTCACTTTGGTGCCAATCTTGATGGCGCTGGAGCCCTTAACTTTGAGGCTTTTCACGATGCTGACGGAGTCGCCGTCAATGAGGACATTTCCTACTGAGTCTTTGATGACGCTTGCATCGGCAGCAGCCGCATCATCGTCCCCAGCCTCACCGTCGACCCATTCATGGGCGCACATTGGGCAGACTAGGAAGCCTGCGTTTTCATAAGTAAATTCACTGCTGCATTCTGGGCAGGGAGCTAAAGTGTCAGACATAATCTGCAAATAGTACCCGATCTACATTCAACTTCGCAGGTCACACCCCACAATGCAGGAGCTCTGTTAGCCTGGCTTTATGGCTATGAAAGCAACGCGTACGAATCAGAATGAATACACCGTCACAAACCAGGACGGCACCTCTTTGAAGGTTTCCCCTCATGGCACCCCAGGTGCCTTCTCCCCTGGTGAGCTCTTGCAGGCAGCACTGCTTGGTTGCGCTTCCCTTTCTGCGGATGCGCAACTATCACACATGCTGGGAGCCGATTTTGATGCCAAGGCATCCGTTAAATCCACCGAAGCCGACAACTTCATCACCGATATGCTCTTCGAATTTCAGATTAAGACCGAAGGATTGGATGATGCCGAGCGCGAGAAAATCATCAAGGCTGCCGCCAAGAAGATTGAACGCCTGTGCATTGTGAAGCGATCACTGAACAAGGGAATCAACACCGAAACGGATATCTCCGCTTCTTAACCCAGCGCAAAGAAAGCCCCGTTTCCGAACGGCATCGGTTCATTGCGAACTGCCATGGGGAAAGGGGCTTTCCAGTTACGCTTTAATTAGTACTCGTTGAGTTCGAGTTACTGCGCGTATGCGTGAAGGTTCTTCAGTGCCTTTTCAACGCGTGCGGTTGCTTCCTCGGAGATATCCGCCATCGGTGCTCGTGGCAGACCGATGGGGAAGCCCTGCAGGTCAAGGCCCTTCTTTACAGCTGCGATGAATGGCTCAGAAATCATGGCATCAATAACTGGGTAGACCTTGTTCCAGGCGCTCAGCCCCTCTGCGAGCTGACCTTCCTGAATCAGCTTGACCACAGCAACGATTTCTTCTGGGATGACATTGGCAGCGCCAGCCATGACACCGGCTGCGCCTTCGACCAGCGCGCTGTAGATGTAGCTGTCCCAACCGATGATGGTATCCAATGCATCCGAGTGGTGGTGGATGAGCTGCAGCGCTTGCTCCCAGTTGGCAGAAGAGTCCTTGATGTAGTGAATGTTGTCGAATTCACGCGCGAGGGAACCTGCAGAGTCTGCGTCCAAGTTCACGCCGGTGGCTCCCGGAATGTTGTAGAGCATGACTGGCAGCTCAACGGCATCCGCAACAGTGCGAATGTAGTTGGTGGTCTCATCCAAGCTCAATGGCTCGTAGTAAGGGGTGACCAGCATGAGAACATCCGCGCCAGAGTCTTGTGCCTTCTTGGACAAACGGATTGCTTCGCGGGTGGTGGTTGCACCGGTTTGCGCGATGACAGGAACGCGCCCAGCGGTGTGAGATACCACGGTATCCACCAGTTCAATGCGCTCTTCGCTGCTCAGCGATGCAAATTCGCCGGTCGATCCACCAACCACAACGCCGTTGATGCCACCGTTGATGGAGCGGTCAACAACCTTCTTCAGCAGGTCAACGGCAACGTCCTGGTTGTCTGCGAATGGGATGGACAGTGCGGTCAGTACGCCGCGCAGTTCTACTTTTTTGGTCATGATTCTCCTTCTCCTTGAAAGTTGTGATTAAGCTGCAGAGTTGCTTGGTGCGGCACTAGCTGGTGCGGATGTGGCTGGTGCTGCCGCCACGGTGGTGTTGCGTGGCTGGTTTTCGCGAGCCAACAGGCTGGCCGCGCGCTCGGCGGCAGTAAATGCCGAGGTAATTGCAGTTTCGGTATAGAGGGAGCCGAGGTAGTCACCGGCGAGGAAGACTCGCTCTTCTGGCTTCATCAACGTTTCCTGTAGCTTTGCACGGCCTGGGAAGCAGTACGGTGCGCCTAGTTCCCAACGCTGAATGTGGGATTCTTCGATGATGTATTCAAAACCCGGCAGGACTTCAGACAGGTCCCTGACGTAGATGTCGGTGATTTCTTCATCGCTGAGCGGCAGCAAGTTATTGGCCAAGATTGCTGGGGAGAAGCACATGATGCTTCCACCCTTTTGGCGGCTGGTCTCTGAACCGCGAACGATGTTGCCCAAGTTCAAGGTCACTGCCATGGAACGCTTCGGAGTTGCAATGCCATAGGCACTATCCCAGACCTGTGATGAGGTTTCATTGGTCAAGAATGCACCGGCAACATACGAACCGTACTTGACCTGGCCCAGAGCTGCGCGCAGCTCTGGACGCAAGTCCACACCAATCTTGTGACTGATAGTTGCAGGCGTTGCCATAATCGCGGTGCGTGCGGTTTCCTCTTTTTCCACACCGTCTTGGATGTATCGCACTACAACGTGATCTTTGTGTTGAGTGACTTCTTGGACCTGCGCACCGGTTTCAATGCGGTCACGAAGTGCCGCGGCGATGGTTTCAGTCAAGGTGGATGGGCCACCCAAAATAGACTTGGACAGGCCTTGGCCGATGTTCCACACCAAGCTGAAGTAGCCGATGCCTGCGCCTGCAGAAATCTCATCCGGGTCACCAGCAGAGCGGGTCACTGTTGGGGTGAACAAGGCTTCAGCTTCTGGACCGATGTTGCCGAGGTAGTCCGCGAAACAGCGATCATTCTCGAAATCGTAGATGCGCTGCTGGCGCTGCTCCCCTGTTTCATTCGGGCGGCGGCGAACAACCGATGCGTAGCGGAATACATCCTTGCTGACTTTCATGCCGGCTGTGATCATTGCCGCACGGTCGCTCATCTTCATTGGGATGCGGAATGGGTAGGTCTGCAGTGGGCCCTTGAGCAACACCTTGCCGTTCATGTGGGTGCCTGCCAACGTGCCTGGAACGTCAACGGAGCCGGTACCGGTTTCTGATAGTAGGACATCGGTGGATGTTCCGCGACCACCAAAGACGTGACCTCCCCAGTTCAGGAAGTATGCGCCGCGCTTTTCAGAGCGGATGCGACCGCCAATGCGCTCGCTTGATTCCAAGATGGCGGTATCCCAATGGCGCAAGCGCCATGCTGCGGAAAGACCTGCTAATCCTCCACCGATAATGATTGCATCCTTCATGGGATGGCTCCTTACTCTTTGATTTCCGAAAAGTTCGTGGTTTTGATGTGTGTGCGTCTAGTGCCACGAGCTTCAAGTATTCGACAGCAATTCTTTTAAAGTTCAATGCCACTGCTGATGAGTGTCATCACTCGAATTCCTAACTGTCTTGCAGGACACGACAATCTGTGATGACAAATCACACAAGTGGTTTGTCAAAAGTATTTTGAATATTCACATCCTTGACGCTTTCACGCAGTTCAAGGCTCTAAAGCAGGCTGAAGAAATTGAAACAGCATAGAAAAATCCCCCGGTATCGGAAGACACTAGGGGAAGAATTCTTGAGTTTTAGTGCGACAAAGCGACGGTAATTCGCTGCATCGCCGATTCGATGGACGCTTGGGTAACTTGCGCCGCAGCCGCAGAGTCGCCTGCCTCCACCGCTTCAATGAGCGCGGGTTGATATTCCAAGAGCTTGGCGATGATATCTTCCGACAGCTCACCGCGCGCACCCATAATCTTGAAAAAGCGGCAGCGGTCCCACAGCGAACGGATGTGATCCATAAGCACGACATTTCCTGATGCCGCATACACAATGGTCAGCATCTCTTCATCTAGATTGAGATACTCAATAACGTCATTGCGCTTTATGGCATCACGCAGCTTGTCATTGAGCTGCTTTAAGTGTGCAATCTCGGATGCTTCAAGGTTTAGCGCGCCCAGGCGGGCCGCTTCGACTTCAAGTAGTCCACGCACGGCGTAAATCTGCAAAAGCTCATCACGCGAAAGTTCTTTGACCACGGCGCCGCGGTAAGGCTGCGTCTCAACCAGCCCGACCTCTTCAAGCCGTTTGATGGCTTCACGCACAGGCATCACGCTAATACCCAGGTCGGCAGCTAGATCTCGAATCTGAAGACGTCGGCCTGCCTCGTACTCCCCCTTCACAATCGCGTTATGCAAGGCGTCATAAGCTTGATCGCCGACCCGGGCAGTGGCTTGAAGTTTCGAAAGAGGCATGGTGCCAACTATAGCGAACACCATGCCTGTCTCCTGTCCTTGAATCAGCGCGATGAGTTCAGTTCGAGCGCCTTACCTCTTCACGCGCAAAGATGTTGGAATCTTCAGATTCATCCTCATCCGCTTTTCTCGGGCCTCTTTCTCCGCAGCAGCAACAGCCTTCTTAGCCTGACGCTCAGCGAATACAGTCTCCCACCATTCAGCACCTTCAATGCCCAGGGCCTTCGGGTCAAAGGTCGGATCCAGTCCAGCCTTGCGTTGACGGTCATAGTCATTGATAATCTTCCAGACTTTCGGCGTCAACAGCAGTACCGCTGCCATATTCAGCCAGGCCAGCAGGCCATAGCCGATATCGCCAGCCGCCCACATGGCGTCCGCGGAGATAACAGAACCAATGAAGGATATAGCCAGTGCGCCGACCTTCACAACGTTTTCCATGAAGATGCTGCGCTTTTCACCGAGCAGGAAGACCAAGTTGGTGATTGCCACATAGAAGAAGAACACCTGGGAGGTAAACGCGAAGAGCAAAATCGCGATAGCCACGGCAATACCGCCCCAGCCAGGCAGTGAGGAATCAATAGCGTGCTGCACAAAGTTTGGTCCCGCGATTGCAACAGGTACATGGTCCACAATCATTTCTCCAGCCCCGTCTTTGACGTGGTAACTGTCGGTGAGAACCACCATGATGCCGGTAGCCATGCAGATGAGCAACAGATAAATGTACATGGAAAAGGCCTGGATAACGCCCTGCTTGCCAGGATGCGATGCATCCGCGGCCGCCGCAGCGAAGGTACCTTCACCGAAGCCAGTGGCAGAGGCAAAGACCGCACGACGCACGCCCCATGCGACGGCGTAACCAACAATGCCGCCGAAGACGTGGTCCCGCCCCATGCCGGAGCTAACAATCAGCATGATCGCATCCGGCAGCTTGTCGATGTTCAAAATGATGAGCAGCAAAGCGGTGAGCAGGTAGCCAACTGCCATGAATGGAACGACGGTCTGAGCAACCTGAACTACGCGCTTGGTACCGCCGACAACAACCACGCCCAGCAGGCTGGTGATGATTAGACCCGTTACCCATGGCTCAATGCCGAAAGCCTGTTGTGCAGACGAGGCAATGTTGTTGGATTGCACGCCTGGGAAGACGAAGCCGTAGCCAATCATCGCGGTGAGAGCGACGATGAATGCGAGCCACGGAGCCTTGAGGCTGTACTTGATGTAGTACGGCATGCCGCCGCGGTCTTCGCCATGCACGCGGCGCTTGTAGAGCTGCGCCACCACTGCTTCGACATAGGCACAGGTAGAGCCAAGAAGTCCGGTGACTGCCATCCACATGATGGAGCCCGGACCACCCATAGCGATGGCGGTTGCAACACCGGCGGTACTGCCGAAGCCAACGCGGGAAGACAAGGTCAAAGCCAAAGTCTGGAATGAGGAGAGGCCGCCATCGCCAGATTCACTGTCTTTGAGCTGCCGGATCATGTCCGGCAAGCGACGAAACTGCACTGCCTTGGTTACAAAAGTGAAAAAGACTCCGACTGCCAACGCAAAATATGCCAGTGGATTCCAGATCCAGTCACTGACCGTAGTCAATAGGTTCATGAGCATTTCCATCCGGTTGGTGACACCCGTCGCGGAGGATGAATTCATGTTATACACATCTCCGTATATGTCAAGGAGTTTCTGGAAACTCTCTTCATTTGTATGGAAATTCGACAAACTTTCGACAAAGCCTTGTATCAGCCCGCATGCGCATGTATGTTTGTGATCACACATCACAAATCGTGTGGAATATCCGCAGGTGATGTACCTACAGTGTCCCAATTCATCTGACACCCGCACGAGGACACAACCACTGAACAAAACACAGACGTGCGGCACTGGACAATCAAAAATCCAGCGCCGCACGATGAAAATCTAAAGGACAGTACTCACAACTAATAAATCAAACGTTTACTCGGCCTCGCGGACATCAACTCCACGTTCGGCGAAAGCTTTAAAATCTTCCATATGTACGCGCTGCTGCTTGCGAAATGAACCCTTCATAATAGGTGCGAGCACCCGCATCATCACACCATCAAAGCGATACACGTTCTCGCTCTCCCATAACGTTCGCTCAGGCTCAAGCTCTATAAAGCGGTCTTTGGAAATGCTCCACATTCCTTCGGCTTCAAGCTCACGGTCGTAATAAATAATCTCTGCGGCTTGCAGATTCTCTAAATCCTGAGGCTCTTGGCGCACCACGGTTTCGGTAGCTTCCATCTCTTGGCCACCGGTATCAAACACAATGCGCGAGGAAGTACCGACCTCGCCGTGGTTGCCACTCAACGGCTCATGCTCTTTCAATCCGCGTAGCCACTTGGGGATGGAATCTGCATCTGAAATCAGGCGAACTACATCTTTTCGGGGTAAGTCACTCTTAATGGATCCGGTGTACTTCACTTCTGTCTCCTATTAAGCTCATATTCCTTTAAACCCCGGGAGGTATGCGCGGGGTTTAAACCCATTGTTTGAACTGCTCGGCAGTGGTTTCGGACAGCCACTTCTGCCACAACGGGCCAAAGGAAATGCGGCGCACGCCGAGATCCTTCAACGCGGCAAGGTCCCCTGCACCATGCCCATCAACTGGGTGGGCGGTGACGTTGAGCGGAATAGAAACAGCATCCATCAGAGTCTGAACTTGGTCTGCTGACTTCAAAGCGACCGGGTACACCGAACGCGCACCCGCCTGCTGCATCAGTTGAATACGCTTGGCGGCTTCCGCCAACGGATCCTCAAACACATCAGTGCCCAAGCGCACCGCGTCGGTTCGACCGTTGATGACGAATTCAACACCTGCTGCATCTGCTGCTTCACGTGCAGCGGCAATATAATCTGCGTGCTCTTGTGCTTCACGGACGCGGTCGCCTTCGGTGTGCACGACATCTTCAATATTCGCACCCACTGCACCTGCCTCAATCAGACGGTTGATCAGGTCGGCAGGCTCGAGTCCATAGCCGGATTCCACGTCTGCGGAGACAGGGATACTGACCTTCAGTGCAATCTTGGCCACTACTTTCAGGTACTCGGAGAAGTCCATGTTTTCACCGTCCGAGCTGCCAATCGCATCTGCTACCGGGTGGCTTCCGACGGTTAGCCCTTCAAATCCAGCTTCCTCTACCAGCGCTGCGGACCAAGTGTCCCAGGCGGTCGGAAGAACCAAAGTCTTTCCCGATTCATGTGCTTGTGCGAACTGTGCGGCCAGTGCTTTAACGTCAGACATCTCATGCTCCTTCGCGGTGACAGCCCCGCGCAGATACGCAAGGCTTAGGAAATTTCTGCGTCTAGGAGCCACTGTACCCAAAACCTCAATCACACCAGCGGCCACGGAAACTGCCTGTGTGATCGCGGGCGCGGTAGGAACGGCAAACGCACAATTCGCGATGCCCGTCGATGCAAAGCTTCAATCTCCACCGGGTGCAAAAGCTCCCACAGCTCCTCCGGAACTTCTGTTAAAAGCGGTTCAACAGCCTCGATCAGCTCATCCGGAATGGTGTGCCCACCAAACTCCCAAATCACTGTGCGTAATTTTGGCTCCACGGAGAAACACAGCCCGTGGTCAATGCCCCAAATATGATCACCTTCAAGCAGCACGTGTCCGGATTTTCTATCTGTGTTATTGCACAGCAAATCAAATACGGCCATTCGCAGAAACTGCTCATGCAGGTCTTCCCGGGAATCGACCAGCGGGAAATAGTGCTCACCATCGTTATGGATAAACCACTGCAACGACCCGACCCCGGCCGGGGCATCGCGGACAATCACCGTCGGCGGAACCACATGCCAGCCTAAGTGCTCACTGAGCACAAAGGCAGCACGCTCGCGGGCATGCAATCCGGGCGGAAAGTCCCAGAGCGGCTGCTCTCCCGCTTGCGGTTTGTACACTGCCCAGGCGTAATCCTCCCTGAGCTCCAAGTCCACCACGAAACCAATGTTGCTGGATTCCACCAGCTGCTGGACAATTCCCATTTCCCCGTGGTTGAGAATCTCCAGCTCTCGTTCAAAAGGTGGCTCCATCACGAGGCTGTACCTTCACGCAGATAAGACAATGAACCTGTACGGGAGTTAGTCACCAACATGCGCGTACCTTCTGTAGTGAATTCCACTGCAGAAATCGAGGCGGTGTCAATGTGGATTTTTTGAAAAGAATCCAATGGGGTTCCCACAAAATACGCAACGGCAGCTTTGATGGTGTCAGCATGGCTAAATGCTGCAACAACCTGCCCCGGATGCCGCTGGGCAATATCCTTTACCGCGCTGACCATGCGGTCTTGCATCTCTGTAAAGCTCTCACCCTCGGGGAAACGGAACGTGGAAGGTGAGCTTTGCACCTGCTTCCACTCCGGAAGTTTGTTAAGCTCCGTGAGTTTTTCTCCAGTCCATTGGCCGAAGTCGCATTCGATGAGGTTGGCATCGGCAAGCAACTGCAATCCCTGCCCTGCCACTGTCGGCGCTGCCGTCTCCTGCGCGCGCTCCATCGGTGAGGAATACACAGCGTCCAGCGCCAAACCCTCCAAGCGCGAAGCCACATCTCGTGCTTGCTCCTGCCCGCGCTCCGACAAATGCAAACCCGGCGTGCGGCCCGGCAAAATCTGACCCGTAGTGGGAGTCTGACCATGACGAATAAGCAAGACGATAGTGGATTCTTCTACCTTCTTCATGCCATGCAGCATACCCGCGAGAAATATTTAGCACTCTAAACGTAAATTTATGACTAGTGTGAGGGGTGTGAGTCTTCCACCTAATGTTTCCACGGTCGGTGAGCTGAAGGCCGCCGGCTACCAACACCGATCCTTGCGCCTTGAAATCCGCGACAACCTGCTGGATAAGCTGCGCAAGGGCGAGGATCCTTGGCCTGGTCTGCATGGTTTAGAACAGACGGTCATTCCCCAAGTTGAACGTGCGCTGATTGCTGGCCATGACATTGTTTTGCTCGGTGAGCGTGGTCAGGGCAAGACGCGCCTGCTGCGCTCCATGACTGCATTGTTGGACGAATGGGTTCCCATTGTTGCCGGTTCTGAGCTGCGCGAGGACCCTTTCGCACCGATTACGGACGCGACGCGTGAGCGTATTGAGCGCGAGGGCGATGACGTGGAGATCACCTGGATTCATCACGATGCCCGCTATGCGGAAAAGCTTGCTACACCTGATACTTCAGTTGCCGACCTCATTGGTGATATTGACCCGATGCGCGTGGCTGAGGGCCGTCGCCTTGGGGACCCGGAGACCATTCACTATGGCCTGATTCCGCGTTCTAACCGTGGCATTGTTGCGATTAATGAGCTGCCCGACTTGGCTGAGCGCATCCAGGTGTCCATGTTGAATGTGATGGAAGAGCGCGACGTTCAAATTCGTGGCTACATGCTGCGGCTGCCGTTGGATGTGCTGGTTGTGGCTTCTGCGAACCCGGAGGATTACACCAACCGTGGCCGCATTATCACCCCGCTCAAAGACCGCTTTGGTGCGGAGATTCGTACGCACTATCCGCTGGCGCTGGAAGATGAGATTGCCGTTATCCGCCAAGAAGCCCACCTGGTGGCGGAGGTGCCGGAAATTCTCCTGGAAATTCTGGCTCGATACACCCGTTCTTTGCGTGAGTCTTCTGCGGTGAACCAGCGCGCTGGTGTTTCTGCGCGTTTCGCGATTGCGGGTGCGGAGACCATCGCCGCGGCGGCGTTGCATCGCGCCAGCATTCGCGGCGAAGATGACGCCGTTGCCCGCCTGGTTGATGTTGAATCCGCAGTCGAGGTTTTGGGCGGCAAGATTGAATTTGAGTCCGGTGAAGAAGGCCGCGAGTGGGATATTTTGGACTACACGCTGCGTACTTCGACGGCGGAAACGCTACGCGCTACTTTGCGCACCTTGGACTTCAACCCGCTGATTGCAGCGCTTGATGGCAGCGTCACTATTTCCACTGGCGCGAGTGTCTCCGCCAAGGACTTCCTTGCCGGGCTGCCTGACTTGGGTGAAAC
This region of Corynebacterium casei LMG S-19264 genomic DNA includes:
- a CDS encoding ATP-binding protein; this translates as MTSVRGVSLPPNVSTVGELKAAGYQHRSLRLEIRDNLLDKLRKGEDPWPGLHGLEQTVIPQVERALIAGHDIVLLGERGQGKTRLLRSMTALLDEWVPIVAGSELREDPFAPITDATRERIEREGDDVEITWIHHDARYAEKLATPDTSVADLIGDIDPMRVAEGRRLGDPETIHYGLIPRSNRGIVAINELPDLAERIQVSMLNVMEERDVQIRGYMLRLPLDVLVVASANPEDYTNRGRIITPLKDRFGAEIRTHYPLALEDEIAVIRQEAHLVAEVPEILLEILARYTRSLRESSAVNQRAGVSARFAIAGAETIAAAALHRASIRGEDDAVARLVDVESAVEVLGGKIEFESGEEGREWDILDYTLRTSTAETLRATLRTLDFNPLIAALDGSVTISTGASVSAKDFLAGLPDLGETTLYDDIAQAFDADSEGARANAIELALEGLFLSRKIAKDSGEGETIYG